In Zobellia roscoffensis, the following are encoded in one genomic region:
- a CDS encoding sodium:solute symporter family protein has protein sequence MELSTLDYSFITVFFSIVLGIGFYVSKKSGKNSSEFFLSGRTMPWWLLGLSMVATTFSTDTPNLVTDIVRTNGVSGNWVWWAFLITGLLTVFVYAKLWRKSNVNTDLEFYEMRYGGAPASFLRKFRAIYLGALFNIITMASVTLAAIKIGGIMLGLEPWETVVGAGLITVTFSALGGFKGVVYTDFLLFFVAMAGAIGAAYYLVNIPEVGGIKSLMAHENVMNKLDIVPDFSNRKALITLFIIPLAVQWWSSWYPGAEPGGGGYIAQRMLAAKDENHAIGATFFFNIMHYALRPWPWILVALASLVVYPDIASIQEAFPNIAEDKLGHDLAYSAMLTKLPSGLLGVVLASLIAAYMSTISTQLNWGSSYIVFDFYKQQVNPNATEKQMVAVGRISTVVLMILSAGLALALENALQIFDILLTFGAGTGLIFILRWFWWRINAWSEITAMFASGVISILLKTTALGSFLFAETTGVFPDWYEYPFVVVLTSAIWLTATFMTQPESKETLRSFYKRIQPGGPGWSKVVDDAKADGEKIKKDNEKWSVPQGISAMLLGCVLIYTIMFATGYWIYGRTEAALLLTGIAVVAGFLLIRAWNKMKENIL, from the coding sequence ATGGAATTATCTACTCTAGATTACAGTTTTATCACAGTTTTTTTCTCTATTGTCCTAGGTATAGGTTTTTATGTTTCTAAAAAGTCGGGAAAGAACTCTTCAGAGTTTTTTCTTTCGGGAAGAACTATGCCTTGGTGGTTGTTGGGACTCTCAATGGTAGCCACAACTTTTTCTACAGATACGCCTAATTTGGTAACAGATATTGTTAGAACCAATGGTGTTTCTGGTAACTGGGTTTGGTGGGCATTTTTAATAACAGGTCTTTTAACCGTTTTTGTCTACGCTAAACTTTGGCGAAAATCTAACGTAAATACAGATTTAGAATTTTATGAAATGCGTTATGGTGGTGCACCAGCAAGTTTTTTGAGGAAGTTTCGAGCAATTTATCTAGGAGCGCTTTTTAATATTATAACCATGGCTTCCGTAACCTTGGCGGCAATTAAAATTGGCGGTATCATGTTGGGTCTGGAACCTTGGGAAACCGTTGTGGGTGCAGGATTGATTACGGTTACTTTTAGTGCTTTAGGAGGGTTTAAAGGGGTAGTTTATACAGATTTTCTCCTGTTCTTTGTAGCTATGGCAGGTGCAATAGGCGCTGCATATTACTTGGTGAATATTCCGGAAGTAGGCGGTATTAAGTCGTTAATGGCACATGAAAATGTGATGAACAAACTTGATATTGTTCCTGATTTTAGCAATAGAAAAGCTTTGATTACACTTTTTATTATACCGCTGGCCGTTCAATGGTGGAGCTCATGGTACCCTGGTGCTGAGCCAGGAGGTGGTGGTTATATTGCACAACGTATGTTGGCTGCAAAAGATGAGAACCATGCTATTGGCGCAACATTTTTCTTTAATATAATGCATTATGCACTTAGACCATGGCCATGGATTTTAGTAGCCTTGGCATCATTGGTGGTATACCCGGATATTGCCAGTATTCAAGAGGCTTTCCCAAATATTGCAGAAGATAAATTAGGGCATGATTTGGCATATTCCGCCATGTTGACCAAATTGCCCAGCGGACTTCTAGGTGTTGTTTTGGCTTCTTTAATTGCGGCTTACATGAGTACAATTTCTACGCAATTAAACTGGGGTTCGTCCTATATAGTTTTTGATTTTTACAAGCAACAGGTAAACCCTAATGCAACGGAAAAACAAATGGTTGCTGTGGGTAGAATTTCTACGGTAGTACTAATGATTTTAAGTGCAGGTTTGGCGTTGGCACTGGAAAATGCGCTTCAGATATTTGATATATTATTGACGTTCGGTGCCGGTACGGGGCTCATTTTTATATTGAGATGGTTTTGGTGGCGAATTAACGCTTGGAGTGAAATTACGGCTATGTTCGCTTCAGGGGTTATATCCATCTTATTAAAAACAACGGCTTTAGGTTCTTTTCTTTTTGCTGAAACAACAGGAGTATTTCCTGATTGGTACGAGTATCCTTTTGTGGTTGTACTTACCTCCGCAATTTGGTTGACAGCAACATTCATGACACAACCGGAATCTAAAGAGACTCTTCGTTCTTTTTATAAACGTATTCAACCTGGTGGCCCAGGTTGGTCTAAAGTGGTTGATGACGCCAAAGCAGATGGAGAAAAAATAAAGAAAGACAATGAAAAGTGGAGTGTACCGCAAGGTATTAGCGCAATGCTTCTGGGTTGTGTGCTTATTTATACCATTATGTTCGCTACGGGATATTGGATTTACGGTAGAACCGAAGCTGCATTATTGCTTACGGGAATTGCCGTAGTCGCAGGTTTCTTACTTATACGAGCTTGGAATAAAATGAAGGAAAATATTCTATAA